The proteins below come from a single Zea mays cultivar B73 chromosome 8, Zm-B73-REFERENCE-NAM-5.0, whole genome shotgun sequence genomic window:
- the LOC103636512 gene encoding aspartic proteinase PCS1 encodes MPPALLACLLILLVAAPRPWSVAGEPGGAKPRAFPLRSRQVPVGALPRPPSKLRFHHNVSLTVSLAVGTPPQNVTMVLDTGSELSWLLCATGRAAAAAADSFRPRASATFAAVPCGSARCSSRDLPAPPSCDAASRRCRVSLSYADGSASDGALATDVFAVGDAPPLRSAFGCMSAAYDSSPDAVATAGLLGMNRGALSFVTQASTRRFSYCISDRDDAGVLLLGHSDLPFLPLNYTPLYQPTPPLPYFDRVAYSVQLLGIRVGGKPLPIPPSVLAPDHTGAGQTMVDSGTQFTFLLGDAYSAVKAEFLKQTKPLLPALEDPSFAFQEAFDTCFRVPKGRPPPSARLPPVTLLFNGAQMSVAGDRLLYKVPGERRGADGVWCLTFGNADMVPLTAYVIGHHHQMNLWVEYDLERGRVGLAPVKCDVASERLGLML; translated from the coding sequence ATGCCGCCAGCGCTGCTCGCTTGTCTCCTCATCCTGCTCGTCGCCGCGCCGCGGCCGTGGTCTGTCGCCGGCGAGCCGGGCGGGGCCAAGCCTCGCGCGTTCCCGCTGCGCTCGCGGCAGGTGCCGGTGGGGGCGCTGCCGCGGCCGCCGAGCAAGCTGCGGTTCCACCACAACGTCAGCCTCACCGTCTCGCTCGCCGTCGGCACGCCGCCGCAGAACGTCACCATGGTGCTCGACACGGGCAGCGAGCTCTCCTGGCTGCTCTGCGCGACGGGGCGCGCCGCGGCCGCTGCTGCCGACTCGTTCCGCCCCAGGGCCTCGGCCACGTTCGCCGCCGTGCCCTGCGGCTCCGCGCGCTGCAGCTCCCGGGACCTGCCGGCGCCGCCGTCCTGCGACGCCGCCTCGCGCCGGTGCCGCGTGTCGCTGTCGTACGCGGACGGGTCCGCCTCCGACGGCGCGCTCGCCACCGACGTCTTCGCCGTCGGCGACGCGCCGCCGCTGCGGTCCGCGTTCGGCTGCATGTCCGCCGCGTACGACTCCTCGCCCGACGCCGTCGCCACGGCCGGGCTGCTGGGGATGAACAGGGGCGCGCTCTCCTTCGTCACCCAGGCCAGCACGCGCCGCTTCTCGTACTGCATCTCCGACCGGGACGACGCCGGCGTGCTGCTGCTCGGCCACAGCGACCTCCCCTTCCTGCCGCTCAACTACACGCCGCTGTACCAGCCCACCCCGCCGCTCCCCTACTTCGACCGCGTGGCCTACTCCGTCCAGCTCCTCGGCATCCGCGTCGGCGGCAAGCCCCTGCCGATCCCGCCGTCGGTTCTCGCGCCGGACCACACCGGCGCAGGGCAGACGATGGTGGACTCCGGCACGCAGTTCACCTTCCTCCTCGGGGACGCCTACTCCGCCGTCAAAGCCGAGTTCTTGAAACAAACGAAGCCCCTTCTCCCCGCGCTCGAGGACCCCAGCTTCGCATTCCAAGAAGCGTTCGACACCTGCTTCCGCGTGCCCAAGGGGCGCCCGCCGCCGTCGGCGAGGCTCCCGCCCGTGACCCTGCTGTTCAATGGCGCGCAGATGTCGGTGGCGGGGGACAGGCTGCTGTACAAGGTCCCCGGAGAGCGCCGGGGAGCCGACGGCGTGTGGTGCCTGACGTTCGGGAACGCGGACATGGTGCCCCTGACGGCGTACGTGATCGGGCACCACCACCAGATGAACCTGTGGGTCGAGTACGACCTGGAGCGCGGCCGCGTCGGGCTCGCGCCTGTCAAGTGCGACGTCGCCAGCGAGCGGCTCGGCCTCATGCTGTGA